Genomic segment of Benincasa hispida cultivar B227 chromosome 1, ASM972705v1, whole genome shotgun sequence:
AATGCAAAAGCAAGGGAAGCTTTTCCTATTGTCTCCCCTTCACAATTTCCCaattaatatacaaaatgaAAGTTCTCAAACTACATTTgcaagaaaagaaaggaagcaGTTTTgtagttttagtttatttaataaaacataacATTATTCTTAGCtacatatattattattattattgtgattgttattattattattattattctcttCTACAAATGAATTCTCAACCACATTTGCAAGTCAAGAAAGGAAGCAATAAAAAGTTgtccataataataataataaaaagactGACCGTCATGTGGTAATATTCGGTTATTTATTTAACACTCAATTATGTAAATGTTACATAATTGAAATCTTGTTTGATAAAGTtgatgttttttgttttttttttaaattgagcTTTTTTCCTAACAAATTCTTCGTTTTTTAAATCGTTTCATTTGAAAGACTTGTTTAAATGTAATGCTTAAAACAATATCATAGAGAAATGTAGTAATTAATTGCTAATTGGCCATTTTTCATCCTCTTTTTCCTCAACTTATAAAAAGAGTAACATGATAATTTTTCATCACTTAAGTAGAATTCTAGGAGAATAAAACAACTAATTAGATAATTTCTAGCTGATTTTGAATGAAATAAagtgaaaataattataaatcatcACAATTGATTCACATTGATATTttcaagaaggaaaaaaaaagacaaaaacataaaaagattCTACATAATCCACAACCACAAAGAGAACAAAACATATGTTTAGAATATTGTTTGTAATTTCATATATCATGATAgatctttaaaatattgttttaataGATGTTTCTAAGTAGAAGattcaaataaactaaaattaacgcCATCCTAAACATCATCACTAAATAGCAGAAATCACTAAACCATATAGAATCAATAAATCACTAAATTGCAGACAAATTTGACATATAATCTGAAATTCTCAATGTTAATGACATAGAGCTTTGGTTTCGAATCTTATTGCCTTTTCATTAGCGATTTCACCAATCAGAgcatgttcaagacccagataAATATTCCGATCCTGCCGAATAAAATGAAATGTAGAGGGTAAGTTAAAAGGATCCACACAACCAAAGGCGTCTTGACATAGAAGGAACTTaactaaaagagaaagaaaggaagTTGATTCAACAGAAACTTTACTCCTCCTTGAGGCTATAAATTTGGAAATCCATCTTGCATACATTCCCATTCCACACAACCTGTTGTAACTTCTCTACATTCGTGTTGTAGAACAATGGACGGCAGTAACAAGTTCTCGCTAGCCTCTCGACATCAATTGGCCAAGGGTAACAAGTTCTTGTCCGCCATTTCTGACGACAATGTGATGATGAAACAAATAATAGCCACCCATGATCCTGATGATCGAGATGTCGACACAAGATCGCTTCTACGCCTGGTCGAAAACATTCTGAAACGTGCCACCATAGCTGCTGCTGATGCCATGGTATGGAACTGATCCTTTCCAACAAGTATTCAATAGACTGATAGAATGAGATATATCAGCATTCTGCTTATTAAGaattttcaaacaattaatGCAGACAAAGATGAAACTTGTTGAAATTGGGCATTTAAAACAGGGGAAAAGTTCACTCTAAAATGTTGTATCAATTTGAACCTGTACAAATTGTATCAATTTGTACCTTAAACTTTCACAAGTGTATCAATTAATATCATCCTTCAGACAAAATTCGAAAAAATATCTTGCGAAACATttataagtgaatcaatttagacattTTATTAAGATTGCATTTTAAAATCATCCATGCATTCAATTCTTATACGTGTAGATTTCATTTCTTCAAACGTCGAATTAATAAAATAGACGATTAAAATTGATGCATGGATAATTTTTCAAGaaagtctaaattgatttgcttatgaaagtttagggatttaattgataaaattataatcCTCACACAATGTTTGTCCAAACGGATCGTAATGGAGTGTCTAAATAGATACACTTACAAAAGTTcatgattcaaattaaaacaattattaatTCAGAATTTAAATTATACAACCATAATGTTTAGGGGTGTAAATtgatgtttttctttaaaataactTTGCTTATATACTTAACTAATTATGAACGGTAAAATACAGGGCTCATATGAACAACTAGAGAGTTTGGAGGAAACAGGCACCCATCAAGCGGGCTTCACTACCATGTTGGAAGCTTTGTCCTACACAATTGATAGGATTTCTAGTGAGGTGATTTGGAAAATCATTACTTACCTATTCAAGTTTCTAATAATATTTTCCATGCAATGACAATGAAACTAGCCCTAAACACCAGTGATATGTAATATTGAGTATCAACataataaaatgataaacattatCAGATATCATACAAGGCTTTGGAGGGGATAGACCCACATGCAACAACATTGGCAATCTTTAATATGTTGGCAAGCTACCGATGGGATGCTAAGCTGGTGCTGACATTAGCAGCTTTTGCTTTGAACTATGGGGAATTCTGGCTTCTTGCCCAGATTTACTCACAAAACCAACTTGCCAAAGCAATGGCAATTTTGAAGCAACTTCCAGGAATCTTTGAGCACTCAATTGCATTAAAGCCTAAGTTTGATGCGCTAAAAGATCTTGTGGCAGCTATACTGGATGTAACTTGGTGCATCATTGACTTGAAGGAACTTCCTTCAGCATATATCTCACAAGAGGTTCCAGCAATGTCCACAGCAGTAGCCCATATCCCAACTGCCGTCTACTGGACCATCAGGAGTATTGTTTCTTGTGCAACTCAAATTACTAGCTTAACTAGCATGGGATATGAGTATGTTCTCTTCTAATTTTCCAATCATCCATTTTcagttcttttttccttttcccagcTATATGGCACCTTGAGCATTGTGGTTGTCTGGTTTCAGGCTAGCTTTATCAACCAGTACCGACTCGTGGGAACTATCTACACTCGCGCACAAACTTAAAAACATACGTGACCATCTCAAAAAGCAGCTGGTACTCTGCCACCAATATATAGGTAGATTAAATAGATAGCTCTCCCTCTATCTAAATGCGCACAGACATGTATGTGATGTAGTGCTGATAAGTGGTTATCCCTTAATGCAGAGGAAAAGAGAGATATTGAATCATTTCAAATGCTCATTAATCTTTTTGAAATGACCCATCTGGATAACATGAAGGTTCTCAAGGCTTTGATTTATGCTAAAGATGATCTGCAGCCTCTAGTTGATGGCTCTACAGGCCAAAGGGTCTGGACATCTCACCATTGCAAACAAGACTCAGTTGACATTTCCAATTCTTACCTCTCTCTGTCATTCTTCTAAATATCTCTTGCTTCTCTGTTAAAAACAGGTTAGCCTTGATGtgctaaaaaggaaaaatgtccTACTGCTCATCTCAGACTTGAATATCTCCCATGATGAGCTTTCAATTCTTGATCAGCTTTACAATGAGTCAAGGGCCCAAGGGATGCGGGTTGAGAGCCAGTTCGAGGTAGTTTGGATCCCAATTGTGGACCATTCTATCAAGTGGAATGATTCGATGCAAAAACGGTTTGAGTATCTCCTGTCAATAATGCCATGGCACATAGTGCACCATCCTACATTGATCTCCAAGGCAGTTACCAGATTCATTGGGGAAGTATGGCAATTCAGAAACAGGCCCATCCTAGTGGTGTTAGACCCTCAAGGTAAAGTTGTAAGCCCGAATGCAATCCACATGATGTGGATTTGGGGAAGTCTTGCCTTTCCATTCACCAGCGTGAAAGAGGAAGTTCTCTGGAGGGAAGAGACCTGGCGACTCGAGCTGCTAGTCGACGGAATCGACCCTGCAGTTCTGAACTGGGTAATTCAACCATCATAAAGCTAATGCAATGACTCATTACTAAAATCCCCATAATCAAATCTTAAGCCATTCTAAACAAATCAGCTAGTTTctcaaagggttttttttttttttttttttttttcttttttcaaaacaCAGATTAAGGAAGAGAGATACGTCTTCTTATATGGAGGAGACGACATAGAATGGATAAGAAAATTCACAACCACGGCGAAGACTGTGGCACAAGCAGCACGCATACCATTAGAAATGGTGTACGTAGGAAAAAGCAGCAAAAGAGAACGCGTCAAGAAAATCATTACAACAATCATAACAGAAAAACTTGGCTATTGCTGGCAAGATCTTACCATGATTTGGTTCTTCTGGACTCGAATCGAGAGCATGCTTTACTCCAAGATCCAATTAGGAAAAGCCGACGATTGTGATCCTCTGATGCAAGAAATCAAAAAGCTCCTCAGCTACGACAAAGAAGGAGGATGGGCAGTTCTGAGCAAAGGATCAACCGTGATCCTGAACGGCCACAGCACCACCGTCTTGCCCACCCTCGGGAGTTTCGATTCATGGAAGCAACAGGCCGCCGATAAGGGTTTCGACATAGCTTTCAAGAATCACCACGACGAACTTCAAGGCATTACTCATCCTTGTTGCCGCTTCGAATTTCCACACACCACTGGGAGAATTCCGGAGAATTTCAAGTGCCCTGAATGCGATCGGCAAATGGAGAAACTCACCACGTTCCTCTGCTGCCATGACGAAAATTCAAATGAATGAACCCTATAAAAAGAAAGCGATCTTGTCCATCACGAAACCCATTGTTGCCGTAATTTCATCCTGTGACACGAATTTGGGCTTCTGATGATGAGAAATGATTGCCACGGGGAGATGGGTTTGAAGGATTAATGAATAATCACTAATCATGAATTTAAATACTAACAATAAAgatttcttaatttattttaagattattaaataatgtatagggctaaatagtaaataataatatgatttggcccttaatattttaaaattttctgaTTTATTCTCTCCCCGTTATAGTACGTTtagttaacttttttttttttttttttttcaatctctaAATACGAGAGCTAAATTGTAAAATCTTATCACTCAGtagaaaaatagtatttatgaaaattgattTATGCCGACCACGAACatggatttttgaaaattgatcaTCTATCCTGAGGCTTTCTCATATATCTCCATCTTGATCACCCTCCAGTCATTTTTCGTCGTCCAGAAAATGAAAAGGTTatcttctaaagaaaaaaatgtgagAAATAGAAGGGCAATTAGGGTTGATATGCAAACCTGAAAAAGCAGCATGTCGTTCCTTTTCTTGGAGAAGGGCGGAAAGGCCTTTAGAACAAATAAGAAAGAGGTATGGTAATAATGGATTGCTCGGATTCGTGCCCTAAAGcctcataattaattaattatttaatatagtattttaatttaattgttaaatatgcaataatgaattaTCCATTATAGTAAAAATCCAACGTCATTTTATGAGATTTCAACGGTACGTAGTTGACGTCTATAGTATATGTataaagttgggtgccttatcctagtaagGCTATGgaccactttgtaattgttacaaatgatatgGAGTTGACCATGAAAtaattaaagagattaatatttcataagatTACCATatataactcgatctcaatcctgagtgagttatgaacttctatctATGAGGACTCGTCccttgatttgtatgagtgaaagTGGCTCGTGCAGGGATCAAATCCCGAGTGTAAGCGTATGAACGTCTTGCATctcaaaaactgatttttgaataaacaaaaagtgttctaaaacaaaacatataaaggataaacatatgaataacatgctttggagaaggaaaactaagaac
This window contains:
- the LOC120090334 gene encoding protein SIEVE ELEMENT OCCLUSION B; this translates as MDGSNKFSLASRHQLAKGNKFLSAISDDNVMMKQIIATHDPDDRDVDTRSLLRLVENILKRATIAAADAMGSYEQLESLEETGTHQAGFTTMLEALSYTIDRISSEISYKALEGIDPHATTLAIFNMLASYRWDAKLVLTLAAFALNYGEFWLLAQIYSQNQLAKAMAILKQLPGIFEHSIALKPKFDALKDLVAAILDVTWCIIDLKELPSAYISQEVPAMSTAVAHIPTAVYWTIRSIVSCATQITSLTSMGYELALSTSTDSWELSTLAHKLKNIRDHLKKQLVLCHQYIEEKRDIESFQMLINLFEMTHLDNMKVLKALIYAKDDLQPLVDGSTGQRVSLDVLKRKNVLLLISDLNISHDELSILDQLYNESRAQGMRVESQFEVVWIPIVDHSIKWNDSMQKRFEYLLSIMPWHIVHHPTLISKAVTRFIGEVWQFRNRPILVVLDPQGKVVSPNAIHMMWIWGSLAFPFTSVKEEVLWREETWRLELLVDGIDPAVLNWIKEERYVFLYGGDDIEWIRKFTTTAKTVAQAARIPLEMVYVGKSSKRERVKKIITTIITEKLGYCWQDLTMIWFFWTRIESMLYSKIQLGKADDCDPLMQEIKKLLSYDKEGGWAVLSKGSTVILNGHSTTVLPTLGSFDSWKQQAADKGFDIAFKNHHDELQGITHPCCRFEFPHTTGRIPENFKCPECDRQMEKLTTFLCCHDENSNE